Sequence from the Hamadaea flava genome:
CTGGGTCGCCTTTGGGGGAGACGTCGCAGTTGCCTTCGGCGTCGGAGGTGGCCACCAGGACGAACGGGGAGGCGGCCAGCCAATCCCGGTCACGCGGGTGCAGGGCCGCCCGCTCCTTGGCCACGGCTCGGGGCATCGGCGCCCCGAGCAGATCGCGCAGTTCCTCGGGGGACGTGATCTCGATCAGTTCCGCGCTCTGCGTCATGATCACACCCTACTCCGGGCGGCCTGCCCGAATTCCCCGGCCGATCGGGTCGGACTTTGGTACACAAAGGGGGTGAGTGATCTCCAACCACGCCCGTACGCCGACGACGACCTCCCGGTGTTGCAGGACATCGTCGCGGGCTGGATCGCCTTGGCGGGGCGTTGCGCGTACGACCACGTCGGCGAGCTGCCGCACCGGATCTACGAGAATCTGCGCGGCCGGCGCCCGATCGGCGAACTCGTGCAGGTGTGGGAGGAACGCGGCTCCGTCATGGGCATCACGGTCAACCTGCGGTTCGGCTGCGCCTTCGACGTGTTCACCGCGCCGGCGCTGCGCGGGACGGCGGCCGAGGTGGCGATGCTGCGGCATGCGGCGTACGTGACCGAGCACGCGGCCGCCGACGACGAGGAGTTCGTGCTCACCGACTGCTTCGACTGCGACACCGTGCGGGCCGGGCTGCTGACCGAGCTGGGCTTCGAGCGCTTCCGGACCTGGGACGTCGTCAACGAGCTGGCCCTGCCCTCGCCGCAGGACCTGCCGGAGGTGGGCGAGCCGCTGCTGGCGGAGGTACGGGAGGTCGAGGGGTTCGAGATCCGCCCGGCCGTCTTCGCGGACGCCAAGGCGCTGGCGGAAGCCCACAACGGGGCCTTCGGCGACAGCTGGACCGGCGAGCAGTACCGCGCCGAGGTGATGGTCAAGCCCGGCTACGACCCCACGCGCGAGATCGTGGCGGTCGCCCCGGACGGCCGCATCGCCGCGTTCTGTGTCTACTGGACCGATCCGCTGAACAAGCTCGGCCACTTCGAACCGGTCGGCACGCACCCGGACTTCCAGCGTCAGGGGCTGGGCAAGGCCGTCATGGCGTACGCGCTGCGGGAGATGGCGGCCGACGGGATGACCACGGTGACGGTCAACCACAACGAGGAGAACACGGCGGCTGCCGCGCTCTACGCGTCGCTCGGCTTCACGCCGGCCGGTAAGACCTCCGGCTACCGCCGTCCCCGCGCCGCCGCGGGAGCGAGCGACGTCGTACGG
This genomic interval carries:
- a CDS encoding GNAT family N-acetyltransferase, with translation MSDLQPRPYADDDLPVLQDIVAGWIALAGRCAYDHVGELPHRIYENLRGRRPIGELVQVWEERGSVMGITVNLRFGCAFDVFTAPALRGTAAEVAMLRHAAYVTEHAAADDEEFVLTDCFDCDTVRAGLLTELGFERFRTWDVVNELALPSPQDLPEVGEPLLAEVREVEGFEIRPAVFADAKALAEAHNGAFGDSWTGEQYRAEVMVKPGYDPTREIVAVAPDGRIAAFCVYWTDPLNKLGHFEPVGTHPDFQRQGLGKAVMAYALREMAADGMTTVTVNHNEENTAAAALYASLGFTPAGKTSGYRRPRAAAGASDVVR